The DNA region AGTGACTACGGACAGATCGCCGACCTTGCCGCACGGCAAAAAGAAGTCGAAGCGAACCTTGAGCATCTCATGGAGCGTTGGGAATACCTTGAAGACCTCGCACAGCGCATCGCCGACGAAAAGGCGCGCGCAGGAAAGTGACCTATCGCGCACCGCGAAGGCATAGGGACAGCGGCATATGCAGGCAGACCCTTGCATGCAGGAAAATCGCTCGCCTGCGTAGAATCAAACGATAACAACAAAGGGAGGAATCCACGATGAAATTCAAATTTTTGCATAACAACATCAACGTACTCGACCTCGATCGCAGTATGAAATTCTACGAAGAAGCACTCGGCCTTACCGAAGTGCGCCGTAAAGAATGTCCCGGCTTCACGCTCGTCTACCTCGGCGACGGCAACCAGACGCCGCATCAGCTCGAACTGACGTATCTCCACGACCGCACCGAGCCGTACAACCTCGGCGAAAACGAGATCCACCTTGCTTTTGAAACGGACGATTTTGACGCGGCATATGCACACCACACCGAAATGGGCTGCATCTGCTACGAAAACAAAGCAATGGGCATCTACTTTATAAGCGACCCCGACGGATACTGGCTCGAAGTATTGCCGAAAAAATTCCGC from Selenomonadales bacterium includes:
- a CDS encoding VOC family protein, with product MKFKFLHNNINVLDLDRSMKFYEEALGLTEVRRKECPGFTLVYLGDGNQTPHQLELTYLHDRTEPYNLGENEIHLAFETDDFDAAYAHHTEMGCICYENKAMGIYFISDPDGYWLEVLPKKFR